The genomic stretch attaagagaactttttaaagaaattaatattttaactgtagcttcccaatacatatatgatagtattatttatgttgttaagaatctagactccttcactaagaattctgatgtccataactataatactagaaataaaaataagcttgctatcagaaagtttcgtgttcgtaaagtacagaagtcattcgttgggcaatgcattcatttttataacaagttacctgaggatgctttaagattaccctttccagctcttaagaattacttaaaaaagtcattgatgttgaaggcttattacagagtcgaggactacttgacagacaaacatgcatggtccaaaccagaaactgtaacaacgacaagtagcaattaaaaatattgtattatgtgtagagttaaaggtgactcagctcaggtaagaaagcacatcaaattgtatgaaagcatctcataacaaccagtcagattcatataatatgtattctcatttcttttattgattttaatttcttttccttttgtaagatttgatatgttttctgaaagagctacgtatttgtgatttcatgtacatatatgtttattttttatatcaaattctataaagttatgtactcactgagtataattgcatgaattctatagtaatttaaattgtatttttcttaattactcgtaatgcatgttaattataagatgtaataatgttttgaaaagatgtgtcccgccgagtttgttgccggtcccagattgggataccctcctccaattgaggggggatttaaatcttctcggggcagaggtgtacggttggagccggtaaaggtttatttgacgttcataagcgcattgtaatatgcctacttgaataaactattttttatcttatctttatcttatctttaagtAAAGACagcgaattaaactaaatattttctactatgttcttctatttattatgagtaatcaaatttactgttactgtctgtccttcggggccccatGAGGAtaggggccctgggcacgggccccatgtgcccttatggtaacgACGGTACTGGCCATCCCTTTAATTATGTAATGTGACATGCCAATAGACAGTCCAAAAAGGGTAAAAGAATAAAAATTtcactttaaaaacaaaatgcacTACTTAACAGAATATattatctaaaattataaacaaattcTACTTCAATGATTCTCCTTTTGGTTTCAACCTGTTGTTCAATATTCTCTGTCTCTCTTCCTCTTTGGCCTTCTGTATGTTTTGGTATCTCTCTTTAGCGAAGTCCAATTCCGAACTAAGCTGAACTATCCGGGATGCGTAGTCTTGTTGTTTCTCCATGCGGAGCTTTTGTTTATGCTGAAAATTACAAAATGGAGGTAGTAAAGAGCAGTATCTGAGCTGTGTCACTCACTATAGTtccttttttagcattagaaagaactccacagaagcaagcatgcagtttttatcaggctctttaattgtgttaattatagaattatctaatgtagcatggtcaatacatataatttgtaatatgtaataatcctttatttcagacagtagattgcattattttctacagttcttgcgtttttttttctgtCTGTGTGCCATTTATTGgcaaaaggcctcctccaaccttCTCCATTCCTCTCTATCCTTGGCAACTCTCGTCCATGTGGTTCCTGCTGTGGCtttgatgtcgtccacccatctTCTAAATGGTCTACCTCTTTTCCTTTTCTTATGGCCTGTGAACCAGTTCATTATCGATTTCGACCATTTTTCTTTGCCTCTAATTGTATGTCCTGACCATTtccattttaacatttttattgtttttgtgaCATCTTTTGTTTTGGTGATCTTCTTTATggattttattcttattttatcCGATAGTCTTTTCCCCAGCATACTTCTTTCCATGGAGTTTTGGCAAGTTTCTAGCTTTCTAATGTGTGTTTTAGTGAGAGCCCAGGTTTGGCAGCCGTAAGTAAGTATAGGAAGTATGCTGGTATCAAAGAGTTTCCGCTTGATAGTTACATTgatatctttatttttcattattcacacatataatttacttcatattattaccgctaaaagtgccggatttggaaccacaagcttacttctgcgaaattctttctaatgctaaaaaaagcgaACTATAGGGTTGTTTACAATAGATAAATTAATAAGCCAAGTCTTTTCAGACTGCTTACAATCTCAAATATGCTTAGATCCACTCAGGGCCAGATTTCTACCTAGGGGCTCGGACCTAGGGGCTTAGGCAACCTAGCAATGGTATTGAAATGGAGAAGGGGCCTCCCTAAATTCTAATGTGCCATACCAAGTGTCTTAATACGGGCCTACGTCTCCTGATATATTGTAacagtataataaaataagtgacCATCGTAATGAGGGCCTAccattgcctctctgtcgcacttgtaaatttgtacgtaagtgtgatagaGGCAACACGTGGTTCGCGATAGGTTCTCTATTTAAGTGCTAATTTGAATAAATTTACCAGCAAAGGTGTAGGACGTCCATCCAAGAAAGTATAATCCGGGCCATCGGTAAGTATGCCCTCGGCGTTGCGATTCACAGGCAGACCTTTGCTGACACGTAATAGCTTGATTTCAAGCGCAGGAGTGCAGCTAAAACTGCGATTCAACACTGAAATATTGAAAATATATCACTACATTTTCACCGAAAAACTAACTTCTTCCGAGATTGGAATATGATGAAAAGTCTATTGAATGTACTTACGTGCAATTGGAAGATGCAGTGAGGTCTTTTTCATTAAGATACTCATTTTAAAAGCTTGATTAATcgtacaattattatttttgtattataacCTATAATACAGCAATGTTATGGCATAATAACATTAGCACATTTGACATTTCTAGTGATGTCCTGCGAAACGGCTGAAGCGGTAAATGGAATTGAAATCAAATCGattagtaacttttttttttaccggTACTTCTACTTATaaggtcaagcaaatcttgtcagtagaaaaaggcgcgaaattcaaattttctatgagacgataacccttcgcgcctacatttttcaaatttgccgcctttttctactgacaagatctgcttgaccaagtagtTTCTAAATTAGTCTTTGCACCTCCTAGTTTCTTTTTAACTttaataagttttattttatagatattaagACCTGTAtaattaaaaagtaattttaaaaagattaatggaaattattaataaacttaaaaaattgATGGGCAGTGCCCTCAGAAGGTCGCATTACTACACTGAATAACAATGcttatgcgttgagcaaaaACACTCCCCAGCCAGAGTTATGGTCACTATAAGGCCccgttcgcacggcagctttttcaacgcgcgttaaaaaagcgtttgaatgacgcaaatggataaccatgtatgtatttacACGAAGGCGGTTTTTAAGCGCGGCGCTTTTTTATCGAGCACTGTTTGATTTTCGGCGTTGAGCGTTGGCGTCAAATTGAATAGAGCATACGGAACTCCGTGTATCTGTTCTCAcaagcgttaaaaaagcgccggCGCTGCTGTCAGTTGGCTGTCAAGTGTCAATTTTTGGTGTCAATCGTCAAGATTATTATTAGTTTCACCTTAAAAATGTCAACTTATGCTTACAAATTCCTGGAATATTCAAgctatattcaaataatacGTTGTAATAGCAAATAAAGTATGGCTTTGCTGAGATGCGTACGTGGCAGTacggctcacaagtgatttttaagcgttcatatgaacacaaatattggaAACGGTAAATAAGCGCCAACGTTGGGTTTTAACGCAACGCTTTTTAAGAGCCCTTATTCCTTAGAGCGTTCGCCGATTTTGCGAAATAACactcgatagatggcgctggcgcTTGATACGCGAGCGCCGGCAAAGCTATGCGCGTTTCAACGCAGACGAGAATAATATTGAtacttttcaatttaatttgcaagtaaatttatttttctccaatatgctcggaaatgttcaccttactgtagcaaaaatactacgggaagttcttcgttaatgtcaaactctaattaaaaaacatcaaactattgctgtcctgttctagcggacgggaagtaaaaaaacactacagtaataacttattactgtagtgttttttactttttaataataaaaaacgcaaacggccaattattattgccgcgagccgcttctacacgacccgatcagctatcatttcacgtgtatgatcgtgcgaatactgcttaataaaatcaaagattatttttatattttttttaaatctcatccgtgttcataaagcttatatagtttgtcaaaggactttctcatttcaaacatagacaaagagaatcatactatctttgtcttacactaattctagcacccaaaagaaaaggatgggtatagttttcctggttcttactgactgaaaagttggtttgaccaactatattgcacaattatattgaatgaacgaatacttaatggcagaataagtttgtaacattaacttttaaaaattaattaaagagggaaattgtttttgacattttggatgtgaaggtttgatttgagtgatgcttgatggttaaataataattattttagcttatttcctcgcatgtttggagaaaagcactatatatgcctcggcaggaatagcaattcgtggattcgtcttctttgtcggactccgcttcgcgtcgtccgacaaaatcgaaactcatccacgaattgccctttcccggcctctgcaataatgtactattaacgtTATATTGGCACTCTTTTATAAGCATGATAGTAGTGAATAgagcagtggttcttaaccttttcagtccggtcacccctatgactaactagggaacctgattttacccctcctcccaatggtaataaaaaataaaacgtgtacgtttgttgtattgttatattaggttagcttattacccccgtaaaataccagttttacccccacgggggtaattacccccaggttaagaaccactggaaTAGAGTGTATGTGTTGAGAAAATATATAACCAAcgacgaataaataataatgattgtttACCTATGTCATGGAATTATTGCGACAAGTTCATCCATGAAGTCAAGGAACTATTCAAGTCAGTTCACCAAGGAAGttgaataattaaatgtttgaaagataagattatactaaattatagtatatatacatacggtgttgcttatttcgtcgaaattgacattttctatgtctcacccccttaaattgttctctttcactaaaaaacaaatgtgtatttttttcagaattttcaattatgttttaggGGTCGCTACCGAATTTTGAAAATTTGCACCCTCCAtacaagattattttttttagtcttttttcttgttttttttatatgaatcaaCGGGTCAGGATCAGGGTGTATTAATGTGcagtttaacataaaataataccactatttttttaaattttagtatGCGTGTTTTAGGCGTTCTAAATATTCATTCAGCAGTGCGCACTCCTAAAAtaggaataaaaattaaaatatattgactatacctagtatttaattacatgtaaatagCTTCCATATACTTTgactcactgtctcactaattaaaaactaaaaattaaaaaaaaaatcataatgtatgaaggattcaaattttctaaattcggtagcgacccctaaaacgaaataaaaaattctaattgttttttagtgaaagagaacaatttaagggggtgagacatagaaaatttcaatttcgacgaaataagcaacacccTAATATAtacctgtatgcatatacagggTACCCAAATATAagggcattcccgttgccagggagcttTAGTgatatactgagcaacttttagtatgggacctacaccgaaatcgcaaaaaaaaaattactgtttcatagattttggctagtccattttctatgggagggtacatTTTTTAGCAACCATTTTCTTGCTAGCAACGGAaaagcacttattttttggccatcctgtataaaaacaataaatttgagAGTACTAACAATGTAACAACTCTCTGAAGTTCGATTCTATGTCTAAAACAGAACAGAAGTAATAGCGGATGGTGCTGGGTGCTGggcctaacatacggcgttgcatgaacaagagatttcctttggcaggattggtccttaggatccaaggatggattcaagaagtggagccacccagatttttgatgtaaatttttagggggcggagggggggggggggcggggctcacaacttgatcttgatatctgtatcatttaagccactaggccaagtttggtatcgttttcgtataaatcgggggtgccgaattcattgtcatcatcatcatcatcatcatcaggtgtcatcataatgacaccattccgaagtaaaaacacataaaatatgaagaaaaaaaatactttttttaattcctcttcacacttaaactgctgaaccaatttagttaaacccacattatagacgggtctaacgcgggtatgtgagttaatatgtgttcaaaacgcgaaagtttaaaatattcaatttagttcatatttggtaggtacagagatagtttgagtcccagggaataacatagcaaacttttaatctcaaaaattatCCCTTAAggatgtgaaaagggaggaagcaaatgaagctttatttgtaagtatataaaataaaataatattaataatctatCAACCGCATCTAGATCGATAGTGCTCGTCAAggcaaatctattgagcccaaatacgatggagttatgatgagtagattcggagttctggtgaccaactcctgactccatcatgagaacctgggcttcatctagatcgatggtgcttgtcggggcaaatctattgatcccaaacacgatggagttatgatgagtagattaggacttctggcgaCCAACTCCTAACTCCATCTCAttaatggagtcaggagttggtcaccagatgGGGCTCGTGACTCTGGACATCATCTAGATAGATGGTGCTCGtcagggcaaatctaatgagccCAAACACCATGGAGTTATAATGAGTAGATGAGgatttctggtgaccaactcctgactccatcatgagaacctggacttCATCTAGATCAATGGTGCTCGTCGGGGCAAATCTATTGcgcccaaacacgatggacttatgatgagtagattaggacttcTGGTGACCATCTCatcatggagtcaggagttggtcaccagaagggtCTCATGACCCTGGATCTCATCTAGATAGATGATGCTCGtcagggcaaatctaatgaacccaaacacgatggagtgataataagtagattaggagttctggtgaccaactcctgagtccatcatgagaacctaGACCTCATCTAGATCCGTGGTGTTCGTCAAGGCAAATCCAtggagcccaaacacgatggagttaagatgagtagattaggagttcGGTGGCCAATTCCTGACTCCATCAAGAGAACCTGGACATCATCCAGGTCGTCCGGgtataattaaaatgcaaacCCTAACCAGAATTCAAGTAACACTGAAAATCTATCACATAAGCGAGAGTcggttgttaaaatttaatatggtGTGAAAAATGTACTCTCCCTTGGATCAAGATTTTCTAATCATAGTATACAACAGTTCTCGGAACTCGCTCAATGTTTACGAAGCAATGAGCGCCTGACGATCGAGCGCAGGTCCGTTCCCTAAGCGCGCTCGGCGGAGAATGAGCGCGCGGTGTCGCTGCAGCGTGATTTATAggtctttaaaaaatatatatatttacggcaaggtaggtcctatagttatgatttttttttatgagtaaacataaagttacagtttgttaaaatattttttttgtggcaaaatataagtccaattagcgataaaaaaatataatgtaaccctgttttcaccaaaaaaattaagaaaactcggaaggtattttatcatgttttttaaatgaaagttcGATTTTCAAGCATGTAAGCCCCTCGTACAACATATGATGAGTTGAATTGTAATCATTTATATACCAAATGATTCTTGTTTACTGCAAAATTGAGAGCCGAAACGACCCTTCTCactgcaaattttgaaaaagacttctaagaaaactcatttattttaggttcaaaaagagaaaatgaaaattagaaCGTTTGCAGCCCCTAGTttaagaaatgattatttaagtacgttatcagtttttgaataaatactAATAGTTACGTCGTAATCTTGAATGAAAAAGGAAGCATTTTGCAAAATACGCTCGTCTGTAGGAGTAAGGACTcttaagctgtcgtgcgaatggggcctaaGTTCTTTTGTAGCGACGATGCGTGCTTGGTCCCCAGTGAAGCCTTTCTTATTTTTTCCCCAATACCAAAAGTCTGAGCTCGGGGTACCTAGTCGTTATCGTtaatagaaaattaattaattaatgtaatCGTGTAATTTCTAGACACGATTTCTTTAATCGATATAATTTTCCGCTCCAAATATTAcaaataaagttggtcaagcaggtcatgtcagtagaaaaagacggcAAGTTTAAAAAACGTAGGCGCAAAGGGTTATCGTCCCGCAGAAAATTTGAATTACGtacctttttctactggcaagatttgcttgaccagctatagttaTTCGATTCTAATCGATTCGAGCATCACTAACCGTAGTGGGTACGTTCCGTTATACGCTGTTTTACTTACTGCCTGAAATAAAACGAAGAACTCATGCTAACACTTTATTGGTGGCTTTTGTTTCTGTCATAGAAGCCGGCCAATCACGTTCAAGTTATTTGACAGCTTTTAACTGTACGCCAATCAACTTCAGTAGAAAATGCTAGTAGGTTCAAGTAGGTTGGTACGTCTCATGTACGTCTTGTCTTGAAAAGCAGTGAAACATCAGTGAAATCATAATCATACGTCATAAAACGCGAGATCGAGTCAGTATCAGTATTATTTTATCAAGGCCGTGGTGAATAATCGTTCTTCACAGTGATATTGTTTTATTCCTGCTTTTCCAAGTAAACAAATAACTGTGTATACGTGTTTTAGTGTTTGAGGAGTGCGTATAAGGTGAGTTCATTAAAATGGCGTAATACCCAAAACTAAAATGTAGTGTTTTGAAAACAGATCGATCAAAGAGTGCGCCGCTAAGTCTAGCATATTCTACAGCTTTCTTCACTTTCTCCACTCGATTTAAAAGTCGAACTACGTTCCTTTGAGATGATTTGAAGCATACATAAGTATAGAGGGTTTTTACCTgacgaataaaaatattttccgaaTTGTTTGTATTCTATGTGTTTCGTGTATTGCATCATGttaaaatatagattttttCGGAAGTTAACTCCCACGACAAGGCTCTAAAGGCAAGGTTTGTTCTTAACCttcatattgttttttttttgttaaaattctACTTATTATTTTCTATCCTGGATTTGCTAGAAAAACAGTAGCTTCATAATCATGTAGATTGGAATATCATTCTTATTGTTTTCCAGTagactttttaaattataatctgtgagttttttttcttttctagAACCTTGATATCAAAGACAAATATTGACATTATCTCCTCCCAAGTAGGTATCAGGTATCTTATCTATGCAACAATGTTTATTTACAGAAAACCGGAGACTTGTGTAAGTGCTCCAAAACGGATTCCGACAAGCTAAACCCCAACCAACAGCCAAATTACAACACCATGTGTATGTATAcctttatttttactttttttataatcTCTCTTCTTTTTTTTCTGCAGCCAGTAGTGGGAAATGTGGCAGAATCCAGGAGTTTATCCGGGAGGTCTTTattcaaatattataaatgttacactATGTTGTCTATGCCAGTGTTTGATAAAAGACTGAAGTGTGGtgcatagagttagaccaagaaaattatGCAGGGAATTTGATAgaccatgcagtgcaagtgttatttatacgtcataatttcatagaagtttgacatttagaATAACACCTGCACAGCATGCTCTATCAAAATctctgtagacttttcttggtctaactctacagctttttaattttctttttctaattagatgtataattatttatgcTTTTTAATATTACTATGGTGTTTGATTAGAAAAAATCTTTTATCATGCACTGGATAATTTTAAATGTACACCTGGCACTATTTTGTCTATGGCATGCTAATCTGTGATGTCAAATCCTGTGTAAATGCATAAAAACTGTTTTAGTAGAAAACTACTTAAAGTAACTATATACTGAAAATCCTCATGATGAGACATGAGTCATACAAATTACATGAGACAACATTTGCACAAGGTTGGTTAAAACTAAC from Cydia fagiglandana chromosome 11, ilCydFagi1.1, whole genome shotgun sequence encodes the following:
- the LOC134668768 gene encoding large ribosomal subunit protein mL52, coding for MSILMKKTSLHLPIALLNRSFSCTPALEIKLLRVSKGLPVNRNAEGILTDGPDYTFLDGRPTPLLHKQKLRMEKQQDYASRIVQLSSELDFAKERYQNIQKAKEEERQRILNNRLKPKGESLK